One genomic region from Candidatus Gastranaerophilales bacterium encodes:
- a CDS encoding PLP-dependent transferase: protein MRSCTKKSSSIKIPHASIPAEQRKLIGINDNLIRLSVGIEDIKDLISDLDYALERL from the coding sequence ATGCGCAGCTGCACGAAAAAATCAAGTTCTATAAAAATACCGCATGCGTCCATTCCTGCCGAACAAAGAAAATTAATCGGTATAAACGATAATTTAATCAGGTTATCAGTTGGCATTGAAGATATAAAAGACTTAATATCTGACCTGGATTATGCGCTGGAGCGCTTATAG
- a CDS encoding sulfatase-like hydrolase/transferase: MKKNINKITFTSFILLFVLIIFGDLFEYIPVYSKKISNISYDSLSSNKELKTPKVFSFDDFNGLNLKKEIEISFDFRIYDLKRDYSNVFQTADYNNGIRMEFSRTNAALLAKGGNDTLWGKSLAFNDGKNIKKGLNLPLKNLDYKIKIIKKINKPLTIFVNNIERKTNYHEDFWQFNNVIIGQGYDETRPFDGKISNFSLNYSVFKTYPIVCILVNTLKILLALVVVLGFIYISINKYLKKEQESFNVKYFLPGVLFTLYYPTFLYLRNMFEMSFSEFVLVAFVLLAIWTVLYFLFSRIYSQRDTFFILCCAIGYFFACRFITNFIGTLHFGYAEQLCICIFVALGFVCYGQSEKFFKTVSFAIYILCTLLIITSITDIYTFIVKNISINQNMQKSQINKKVLATSKELPDFYFIILDAYPNGEKLKKYFNFSNEEFLRGLEAKGFYVARKSYANYFCTFQSLPSMLNFSYLDDLNMETPNQLEYLNNMENKYNNNALTKLLHKNNYKIFMINSHNMISSKMTLADVIYNSEEMKSLSLKNILLSTSALSKFVKVDYTAREKILKAFKDLDDAAAQNGDEPKFVFAHILSPHFPFVFDEKGNLPKEDNKNMENGFLDKELLTGQILYINKQIEPIVDKILAKDRKVIILILSDHSLELYPLSFESAFDFRMGNLEAIYTYDKNYDDFYDSMTPVTVIRKILNKYYNTELPVKEDYIYSTHPRTFYYNPTDITDKMKQMND; the protein is encoded by the coding sequence TTGAAAAAAAATATTAATAAGATAACTTTTACGTCCTTTATTCTCCTTTTTGTTCTTATCATCTTTGGTGATTTATTCGAGTACATACCCGTTTATTCAAAAAAAATAAGCAATATAAGTTACGATAGTCTTTCCTCAAATAAAGAATTAAAAACGCCGAAAGTTTTTTCCTTTGATGATTTTAATGGCTTAAATCTAAAAAAAGAAATTGAAATCAGTTTCGATTTTCGGATATATGATTTAAAAAGGGATTATTCCAATGTATTTCAAACGGCTGATTATAACAACGGAATAAGAATGGAGTTTTCTCGCACTAATGCAGCTCTGTTGGCGAAAGGAGGAAATGACACACTTTGGGGTAAGTCTTTAGCTTTTAATGATGGTAAAAACATTAAAAAAGGCTTGAATTTACCTCTTAAAAATCTGGATTATAAAATAAAAATTATAAAAAAAATCAACAAACCTCTTACAATTTTTGTAAATAACATTGAAAGAAAAACTAATTATCATGAAGATTTTTGGCAGTTCAATAATGTTATTATTGGGCAGGGTTATGATGAAACAAGACCATTTGACGGCAAAATATCAAACTTCAGTTTAAACTACTCGGTTTTTAAAACTTATCCTATAGTTTGTATACTGGTAAATACCTTAAAAATATTATTGGCACTGGTGGTTGTTTTAGGTTTCATTTACATATCAATAAATAAATATCTAAAGAAAGAACAGGAAAGTTTTAACGTTAAATATTTTTTACCCGGGGTCTTATTTACATTATACTATCCTACATTTTTATATCTTAGAAATATGTTTGAAATGAGTTTTTCCGAATTTGTGCTTGTAGCATTTGTATTATTAGCTATATGGACTGTTTTATACTTTCTTTTTTCAAGAATTTACTCACAAAGAGATACCTTTTTCATTCTATGTTGTGCAATAGGATACTTTTTTGCCTGCAGATTTATTACAAATTTTATTGGGACTTTGCATTTTGGGTATGCTGAACAATTGTGTATATGTATATTTGTGGCTTTGGGATTTGTATGCTACGGTCAATCAGAAAAGTTCTTTAAAACCGTTTCATTTGCAATTTACATATTATGTACTTTGCTAATAATCACAAGTATTACTGATATTTATACTTTTATCGTAAAAAATATAAGCATTAATCAAAATATGCAAAAATCTCAAATAAATAAAAAGGTTTTAGCTACTTCTAAAGAACTGCCTGATTTTTATTTCATTATCCTGGATGCTTATCCAAATGGTGAAAAATTAAAAAAATATTTTAATTTTTCAAATGAAGAATTTTTAAGAGGTCTTGAAGCAAAAGGCTTTTACGTGGCTAGAAAAAGTTATGCCAATTATTTTTGCACATTCCAATCTTTGCCCAGTATGCTTAATTTTTCTTATTTGGATGATTTGAATATGGAAACTCCAAACCAATTAGAATACTTAAACAACATGGAAAATAAATATAACAATAATGCACTGACGAAACTCCTGCACAAAAATAATTACAAAATTTTTATGATAAATTCTCATAATATGATTTCATCAAAGATGACCCTTGCTGATGTTATATACAATTCTGAAGAGATGAAAAGTTTATCTTTAAAAAATATTCTTCTTTCAACTTCTGCTTTATCCAAGTTCGTAAAGGTTGATTACACAGCCAGAGAAAAAATATTAAAAGCATTTAAGGATTTAGATGATGCAGCAGCACAAAATGGAGATGAGCCTAAATTTGTTTTTGCTCATATTCTTTCACCTCATTTCCCTTTCGTGTTTGATGAAAAAGGTAATCTTCCCAAAGAAGATAATAAAAATATGGAGAATGGCTTTCTTGATAAAGAGCTTTTGACAGGTCAAATTTTGTACATAAATAAACAAATAGAACCGATTGTCGATAAAATACTGGCTAAAGACAGAAAAGTTATAATATTAATTTTATCTGACCATTCTTTAGAATTATATCCTTTATCATTTGAATCCGCATTTGATTTTAGGATGGGGAATTTGGAAGCAATTTATACCTATGATAAAAACTATGATGATTTTTACGATAGTATGACACCTGTTACTGTGATAAGAAAAATATTAAATAAATATTACAATACAGAGCTGCCTGTAAAGGAAGATTATATCTATTCAACTCATCCGAGGACGTTTTATTATAATCCGACAGATATAACGGATAAAATGAAACAAATGAATGATTGA
- a CDS encoding ATP-binding protein, whose amino-acid sequence MNIAIHNLQTKHFTPYTDNVISNKKITKHEQNYAPNNLNLVDTHYQKLLVKSSNVSFGGALVPILPPLEKRISAALHGLTAEDLILVGKSLSSAKKSLLESIEGINKVIKRIFFIEDPSLSGSFAIHENPNRLYEIINLDKLPILLKVRESSQAYVLKKSQSAYLTHIDSVILANNSMFKVFKEAEKNIDDIKKAQLRLFDFSNYDKKAISNLNSKHLSLVAEKGIKEEVVKKITFADVGGQDEAIGQLKKRILYPMQYPAAYPMQGSPRGIILTGGPGTGKTLMAEALANEADAHIIKLNGLEMESKWVGETEANWRALFEEAKDNQPSILFIDEFDAVARMRDGSSTGRYDNKVVNQLLTLMSDLEKSNDKVFVVTATNKIGLLDDAIKRSGRFGDFIAVAKPTLEGCKKILGIHSSKSHIKVSPDFNQEAFAKKLFGSSVNGADISKLVFDAKQEAFERAHIFEKMEKGIFKDKDIQSLLIETSDFEKALEKFKAQQALTDGDMGRNLSKKRIGFDNAVEYEPAENLSGAKVARQ is encoded by the coding sequence ATGAATATTGCTATTCATAACTTACAAACAAAACATTTTACACCCTATACGGATAATGTGATTTCTAATAAAAAAATAACCAAACACGAACAAAATTATGCACCAAACAATTTGAACCTTGTTGATACACATTATCAGAAATTATTGGTTAAAAGTAGTAATGTATCTTTCGGCGGAGCGCTCGTCCCGATTTTACCGCCGTTGGAAAAGAGGATTTCTGCGGCATTACATGGGCTTACGGCGGAGGATCTTATATTGGTAGGCAAGAGTTTGTCCTCTGCTAAAAAATCCCTTTTGGAATCAATTGAAGGGATAAATAAAGTTATAAAAAGAATATTTTTCATTGAAGACCCAAGTTTATCGGGTTCGTTTGCTATTCATGAGAATCCGAATAGACTTTATGAAATAATAAATTTAGACAAGCTGCCTATTCTTTTAAAAGTGAGAGAATCAAGTCAGGCTTATGTGCTTAAAAAAAGTCAGAGCGCCTACCTTACACACATTGATAGTGTTATCCTTGCTAATAATTCAATGTTTAAAGTTTTTAAAGAAGCAGAAAAAAATATAGATGACATTAAAAAAGCCCAATTACGGCTTTTTGATTTTTCCAATTACGATAAAAAAGCCATTTCAAATTTAAATAGTAAGCACCTTAGCCTTGTTGCGGAGAAAGGGATAAAAGAAGAAGTAGTCAAAAAAATCACTTTTGCTGATGTAGGAGGACAGGACGAAGCTATAGGGCAGTTGAAAAAACGGATTTTGTATCCTATGCAATATCCTGCGGCTTATCCGATGCAAGGTTCTCCAAGAGGGATAATTCTTACAGGCGGGCCCGGCACCGGGAAAACTCTTATGGCGGAAGCTTTGGCTAATGAAGCGGACGCTCATATTATCAAGTTAAACGGGCTTGAAATGGAATCTAAGTGGGTTGGTGAAACAGAAGCTAACTGGAGGGCATTATTTGAAGAAGCCAAAGATAATCAGCCAAGTATCTTGTTTATTGACGAATTTGATGCCGTGGCAAGAATGAGAGATGGTTCAAGCACGGGTAGATATGATAATAAAGTGGTTAACCAGCTTTTGACTTTGATGAGCGACCTTGAAAAAAGCAATGATAAAGTTTTTGTCGTAACAGCTACCAACAAAATTGGACTGCTTGATGACGCCATAAAAAGGTCGGGCAGGTTCGGAGATTTTATTGCTGTTGCTAAACCGACACTTGAAGGCTGCAAAAAAATCCTTGGAATTCATTCCTCGAAATCCCACATAAAAGTTTCACCTGATTTTAATCAGGAAGCATTTGCCAAAAAACTTTTCGGGAGTTCAGTGAACGGTGCTGATATTTCCAAGTTGGTTTTTGATGCAAAACAGGAAGCTTTTGAAAGAGCGCATATCTTTGAAAAAATGGAAAAAGGAATTTTCAAAGATAAGGATATTCAAAGTTTACTGATTGAAACTTCAGACTTTGAAAAAGCGTTGGAAAAATTCAAGGCACAACAGGCTCTGACTGACGGTGATATGGGTAGAAACCTTTCCAAAAAACGTATAGGTTTTGATAATGCCGTAGAGTACGAGCCCGCCGAAAATCTATCCGGTGCTAAGGTAGCAAGACAATAA